CCCAGCAACACTCACACGCGACTAAGGGGCGGCGGACAGCCTTAAGTCAGCTCGTCAACGCTATCTGGCAATCGGGTAAACTTTGTCGTCCCTACAAAGGTCGATTTCAACTAGCTTACGAAGATATTTATGAAGAAGCAGTACAAAATCTCTTCTTTTATCTTTGTCGGGATGACAATATTCATAACTATAATCCAGAGCGTGGCGAAGTTATGGCTTGGGTAAATATGCTACTAACCAAACGTTTTTTTCCCGAAGCTATTCCGAAAAATATTGGCAAACCGAACGAAATCAATCTCGAAAGCTCTCATCTGGAGAATTTATCGTCATCTGAGTCTGTATCACTATTCGAGCAAGTCAGACAATACATAGAATCCGATCCAGACAGAATTTTTACCAGAAAACATATAAAAGAGCGCCCTGAAGCAAATTTTCAAGCAATAGCTAGAAGAAGGTATTCAGGAGTTTCTTGGCAAGATATATCGACAGAGTGGGGAATTGGAATTACAAGATTACATAACTTTTACCGCCGCTGCCTGAAAAAATTTGCTCCTCAAATCCGAGAGAATATACAAACTACAAATTGCTAATCAAGTAGACAAAAAATTATGAATGCCATGAGAGTTCTTTCCACCTTCACAGCACCTATATCTCCAAAAGAGCGAGAGCGAGCCGAACAGTTCTCCAGACAGCAAGCTACACCCGAGAAAGGCGAACAAGTTCGTCTCAACACCTTGGCTGTATCTTTTGTAAATTTCTATCTAGAATGCATGGGATTTGAAACTCTCTTGGAGAACAGCGACAGTTGGAATCCCGTGCAACAGACGCTGACGGATACAGCCGCTCTGCGCTTGAAAAATTTGGGAGATTTAGAATGCCGTCCGGTATTAGCAAATACGCAATTTATTTACATACCACCTGAAGTCCAGTCAAGCCGAATTGGTTATGTCATCGTGCAAATTCATGAATCATTTCGAGAAGCAACAATATTAGGGTTTGTTAAGCAGGTATCGACCGAATCACTATCAATCGTTCAACTGCAACCTCTAGAGAAATTGCTAGAGTACTTAGAAGACCTTTCTCAAGCTCGACAAGCTAAACTATCTAGTCGATCGCCTGCTGTCAGTAAAAATCGCATTAATTTGAAACAATGGTTGGACAATATTTTTGAGGCGGGTTGGCAGGAAATTTCAACTGTTTTAGAGCTTCAAATAGCCGAGCCAGCTTGGAGGAATGCCAGAAATGCAAGTGCGAGTAGGGGCAAGAAGATCGACTTAGGCAAACAGACGATCTCTCAATCGGTGGTTCTAGTCGTTGCCGTCAATCCAGAAAACTCGCGAGAGATGGACATTTTTGTAGAA
This window of the Chroococcidiopsis thermalis PCC 7203 genome carries:
- a CDS encoding DUF1822 family protein, which codes for MNAMRVLSTFTAPISPKERERAEQFSRQQATPEKGEQVRLNTLAVSFVNFYLECMGFETLLENSDSWNPVQQTLTDTAALRLKNLGDLECRPVLANTQFIYIPPEVQSSRIGYVIVQIHESFREATILGFVKQVSTESLSIVQLQPLEKLLEYLEDLSQARQAKLSSRSPAVSKNRINLKQWLDNIFEAGWQEISTVLELQIAEPAWRNARNASASRGKKIDLGKQTISQSVVLVVAVNPENSREMDIFVEVHPTSGQTYLPSNLQVSVLDFAGVAVMEASSRNTNKNIQLQFGAESGEYFSVKLALGEAIAIEDFII